In Pseudomonas sp. MTM4, one genomic interval encodes:
- a CDS encoding class I adenylate-forming enzyme family protein produces the protein MKEQIQQWQGAWQQLIAPGASFEVVASEEGTRQFRNAPANLVEAVQAGRAFAERPFLVWQDLRLSYAEFYQAVDRLTAHLVRTLDVQPGQRVAIAMRNRPEWLVGFVAVVQAGAVPVPLNSWALRDELLNALEDIDPVLLICDPARLDLVADRLAALDVRALAVDVEAAEGILAYADLLRESVEAVEPHSPAADDPALILFTSGTTHRAKGAVSSHRAIAQALFALEFQSAFAGMTSYERIRPLLESGLQPTVLLAVPLFHVSGLHAMFLNALRGGRRLVMMYKWDVDQALELVARERCTQFSGAPVMMQQVLAHPRFGSTETDCLMGLGLGGGAASTALLDQLIELRPNALAGAGYGLTESNGIGAAYAGNQFVARPGCAGWALPIVDIRIGEDPGQALPPGQPGPIWLRTPTLMQGYRNRPDETAETLREGWLFTGDVGVLDEDGFLRITDRIKDMIIRGGENISALEIEHCACSHPDVSEAAAFALPDEAMGECVGLVACLRPGARLDEAQLQRHLAERLSAYKLPSRLCLRDEPLPRNAMGKLVKQELKALL, from the coding sequence ATGAAGGAGCAGATCCAGCAGTGGCAGGGTGCATGGCAGCAGCTCATCGCGCCGGGAGCGTCTTTCGAGGTGGTAGCGTCGGAGGAGGGCACGCGTCAGTTCCGCAACGCTCCGGCTAATCTGGTCGAAGCGGTGCAGGCCGGTCGGGCGTTCGCCGAGCGGCCTTTCCTGGTATGGCAGGACCTGCGCCTGAGTTATGCCGAGTTCTACCAGGCGGTCGATCGGCTGACCGCGCACCTGGTGCGCACCCTCGACGTACAGCCGGGCCAGCGGGTCGCCATTGCCATGCGCAACCGGCCCGAATGGCTGGTCGGCTTCGTCGCGGTGGTGCAGGCCGGAGCGGTGCCGGTCCCGCTCAACAGCTGGGCGCTGCGCGACGAGTTGCTGAATGCGCTGGAGGACATCGACCCGGTGCTGCTGATCTGCGATCCGGCGCGCCTGGATCTAGTGGCTGATCGACTGGCGGCACTGGATGTACGCGCACTGGCTGTGGACGTCGAGGCGGCCGAAGGCATACTGGCCTATGCGGACTTGCTCCGCGAGTCGGTAGAGGCGGTGGAACCGCACAGTCCCGCTGCCGACGATCCGGCGTTGATCCTTTTCACCTCCGGCACCACCCATCGTGCCAAGGGTGCGGTGTCATCCCATCGTGCCATTGCCCAGGCCCTGTTCGCGCTGGAATTCCAAAGCGCCTTCGCCGGCATGACCTCCTACGAGCGCATCCGCCCACTGCTGGAATCCGGCTTGCAGCCCACGGTGCTGCTGGCGGTGCCGTTGTTCCACGTCAGCGGCCTGCACGCGATGTTCCTCAACGCGCTGCGCGGCGGCCGGCGGCTGGTGATGATGTACAAATGGGACGTCGACCAGGCGCTCGAACTGGTCGCGCGCGAGCGTTGCACCCAATTCAGCGGCGCGCCGGTCATGATGCAGCAGGTGCTGGCTCATCCACGCTTTGGCAGTACCGAGACCGACTGTCTGATGGGCTTGGGCTTGGGCGGTGGTGCGGCCTCGACGGCCTTGCTGGACCAACTGATCGAGCTCAGGCCGAACGCCTTGGCCGGAGCAGGTTATGGCCTTACCGAAAGCAACGGCATCGGCGCGGCCTATGCGGGTAACCAGTTCGTTGCTCGCCCCGGCTGCGCCGGTTGGGCGCTACCGATCGTCGACATCCGCATCGGCGAGGACCCAGGGCAGGCGCTGCCACCCGGCCAACCGGGACCGATCTGGCTCAGGACGCCGACCCTGATGCAGGGCTATCGCAACCGCCCGGACGAGACTGCCGAGACGCTGCGCGAGGGCTGGCTGTTCACCGGCGATGTCGGCGTCCTCGATGAGGATGGCTTCCTACGTATCACCGACCGCATCAAGGACATGATCATCCGTGGTGGCGAGAACATCTCGGCTCTGGAGATAGAACACTGCGCCTGTAGCCATCCTGACGTGAGCGAGGCGGCGGCATTTGCCCTGCCTGACGAGGCGATGGGTGAGTGCGTCGGGCTGGTGGCCTGCCTGCGCCCTGGTGCGCGGCTGGATGAAGCACAGCTGCAACGCCACCTGGCCGAGCGACTGTCCGCCTACAAGTTGCCGTCGCGCCTCTGCTTGCGCGACGAACCGCTGCCGCGCAACGCCATGGGCAAGCTGGTGAAACAGGAGCTCAAAGCACTGCTGTAG
- a CDS encoding MaoC family dehydratase, whose protein sequence is MTSKKTKAFADITLGEKLPEQQLPITVTLVAGGAIATRDYVPVHHDVEAARAQGAPNVFMNILTTSALVQGFIEQWSGPQARFSDLKIKLGAPNYPGDSMTFSGEVSERDETTKRIVVTLKGRNSMGNHVTGSVTVALP, encoded by the coding sequence ATGACCTCGAAGAAAACCAAGGCATTCGCTGACATCACCCTCGGCGAAAAGCTGCCGGAGCAGCAACTACCAATCACCGTGACGCTGGTTGCAGGGGGCGCCATCGCCACTCGCGATTACGTGCCCGTGCACCACGACGTGGAAGCGGCGCGGGCCCAAGGTGCACCGAACGTGTTCATGAACATCCTGACCACCAGTGCCTTGGTGCAAGGCTTCATCGAGCAGTGGAGCGGGCCTCAGGCGCGATTCTCCGATCTCAAGATCAAGCTCGGCGCGCCTAATTATCCGGGCGACAGCATGACCTTCAGCGGTGAGGTGAGCGAGCGCGACGAGACGACCAAACGCATCGTCGTCACGCTCAAGGGCAGGAATTCCATGGGCAACCACGTGACCGGCTCGGTCACCGTGGCCCTGCCGTGA
- a CDS encoding FAD-dependent oxidoreductase produces the protein MSISYTPARPCRVEDVPAWDIETDVAIVGFGAAGSCAAIEACAAGAQVHVFEVASAAGGSAALSGGEVYVGGSGGTDVQRAAGFSDDTEDFYRYLLMCGGPAADAERVRLYAEHGVEHFGWLREQGVPFKGTYLPGKWIEPTTDDTLLWSGSEKAWPFSEVAQPAPRGHTAQFVGWGGGKVLMEVLCERAVTLGAQVHYGSRALTLVTDRSGAVCGLVVRLDGQPRFVRARRGVILCAGGFIANPEMVRRFVPAAEACQQQVTAGNDDGSGIRMGIGVGAAALNMQEFFATLPFFPPESLVKGIFVNARGERFINEDAYHGRVAHYVLRQPEGRAWLLVDNEIFGRPMLQPDILVAAVGESWEEVEAELGLPAGALTHTVATFNREAAEGRDPLLHKAADWLRPLTEPPFAALSYCAGDFSGHAFTLGGLATRPTGEVLDVDGQSIAGLFAAGRTACGLPRWGEGYSSGLSLGDSTFFGRQAGLRAAMV, from the coding sequence ATGAGCATTTCCTACACCCCTGCGCGGCCTTGCCGTGTCGAAGATGTGCCTGCCTGGGATATCGAGACCGACGTGGCCATCGTCGGCTTTGGCGCTGCCGGCAGTTGTGCGGCGATCGAGGCCTGCGCCGCCGGCGCCCAGGTGCATGTATTCGAAGTCGCCTCGGCCGCTGGCGGCAGCGCTGCGCTGTCCGGTGGCGAGGTCTATGTGGGCGGTAGCGGCGGGACGGATGTCCAGCGTGCGGCCGGTTTCAGCGACGACACCGAGGACTTCTACCGTTATCTGCTGATGTGCGGCGGGCCCGCAGCCGATGCCGAGCGCGTGCGCTTGTACGCCGAGCACGGCGTCGAGCATTTCGGCTGGCTGCGCGAACAGGGCGTGCCGTTCAAAGGCACCTACCTGCCAGGCAAGTGGATCGAGCCGACCACCGACGACACGCTGTTGTGGTCCGGCAGTGAAAAGGCCTGGCCGTTCAGCGAGGTTGCCCAACCGGCGCCGCGCGGGCATACCGCGCAATTCGTGGGCTGGGGCGGGGGCAAGGTGCTGATGGAGGTGCTGTGCGAGCGCGCCGTTACCCTCGGCGCCCAGGTGCATTACGGCAGCCGCGCACTGACCCTGGTGACCGACCGCAGCGGTGCGGTGTGCGGGCTGGTGGTGCGCCTGGACGGTCAGCCACGCTTCGTCCGGGCACGCAGGGGCGTGATCCTCTGTGCTGGCGGCTTCATCGCTAACCCGGAAATGGTGCGGCGCTTCGTGCCGGCGGCCGAGGCCTGCCAGCAGCAAGTGACGGCTGGCAACGACGACGGCAGTGGCATCCGCATGGGTATCGGCGTCGGCGCGGCGGCCCTGAACATGCAGGAATTCTTCGCCACGCTGCCGTTCTTCCCGCCGGAGTCCTTGGTCAAGGGCATCTTCGTCAACGCGCGTGGCGAACGCTTCATCAACGAAGACGCCTATCACGGGCGGGTCGCGCATTACGTGCTACGCCAGCCCGAGGGTCGCGCCTGGTTGCTGGTGGACAACGAAATCTTCGGCAGGCCAATGCTGCAGCCGGACATCCTGGTCGCTGCGGTGGGGGAGAGCTGGGAGGAGGTCGAGGCGGAGCTGGGCCTGCCCGCCGGTGCGCTGACGCATACGGTAGCGACCTTCAACCGTGAAGCTGCAGAGGGTCGCGACCCACTGCTGCACAAGGCCGCCGATTGGCTGCGCCCACTCACCGAACCACCGTTTGCCGCGCTGAGCTATTGCGCCGGGGATTTCAGCGGCCACGCCTTCACCCTCGGCGGGCTGGCCACCCGGCCGACCGGCGAAGTACTTGACGTCGACGGCCAGTCCATCGCCGGGCTCTTTGCGGCCGGGCGCACCGCCTGCGGTCTGCCGCGCTGGGGTGAGGGTTACAGCTCCGGTCTGTCGTTGGGCGACTCCACCTTCTTTGGCCGGCAGGCGGGGCTCAGGGCCGCGATGGTTTGA
- a CDS encoding DUF1329 domain-containing protein has product MKKSVALLSMALAVKLMSLDAYAKVSEEEAARLGNDLTCTGAERAGNADGSIPEFTGKYLGEVPGWDHVLHSGGKAVDPYADEKPVVVITAANFEEHGERLTEGQKAMFRKYPDTFRMNVYPGHRDYRYPDYICERAKWNALNAEVVDEGMGVEGIGQVMFPIPKNGYELLWNHQLPARAWTEDFVRDLASVMPDGNIGWGRTHMKGLSPANHPTETPYTKAGVQAYSYNYTILPTRDRGTAIAAHEPYNFATNPRTAWSYNPGTRRVRQSPGYGYDQPMAGSNGTMIVDEDRLFNGGPERFDWKMLGKREIYIPANAYKVNSGEVTYADLLTPKHPNPEHLRYELRRVWVLEATLKEGYRHVYGKRVMFLDEDTWHGVLADNYDTRGQLWKYASTNYYYHPDMSAWQSGVAFYHDLSTGQYLAYSLTNESKKGPILNAGNLSPSMYTPDALRAAGR; this is encoded by the coding sequence ATGAAAAAATCTGTAGCTCTTCTCTCAATGGCGCTGGCGGTGAAACTGATGTCGCTGGACGCGTATGCCAAGGTGAGCGAGGAAGAGGCGGCCCGCCTCGGCAATGACCTCACCTGTACGGGTGCCGAGCGTGCCGGCAATGCCGACGGTTCGATCCCCGAGTTCACAGGCAAATACCTCGGCGAGGTGCCAGGTTGGGATCACGTACTTCACTCCGGTGGGAAGGCGGTCGATCCGTATGCCGATGAGAAACCGGTCGTGGTCATCACCGCGGCGAACTTCGAGGAGCATGGCGAGCGCCTGACGGAAGGCCAGAAGGCGATGTTCCGCAAGTACCCCGACACCTTTCGTATGAACGTTTACCCTGGCCACCGCGACTACCGCTACCCGGATTACATATGCGAGCGGGCCAAGTGGAATGCGCTGAACGCCGAGGTGGTCGATGAAGGCATGGGTGTGGAAGGTATCGGCCAGGTGATGTTCCCAATTCCCAAGAACGGGTACGAACTGCTGTGGAACCATCAGCTTCCGGCGCGGGCCTGGACCGAGGATTTCGTACGTGATCTGGCTTCGGTGATGCCCGACGGCAACATCGGTTGGGGCCGCACCCATATGAAGGGGCTGTCGCCAGCCAACCACCCGACCGAGACGCCTTATACCAAGGCTGGTGTACAGGCCTACTCCTACAACTACACCATCCTGCCGACCCGGGATCGCGGCACTGCCATTGCCGCTCACGAACCCTACAACTTCGCCACCAATCCCCGGACCGCCTGGTCCTACAACCCTGGCACCCGCCGTGTTCGTCAGTCGCCGGGCTATGGTTACGACCAGCCAATGGCTGGGAGCAACGGCACCATGATCGTCGACGAGGACCGCCTGTTTAACGGTGGGCCGGAGCGGTTTGACTGGAAGATGCTTGGCAAACGAGAAATCTACATCCCGGCCAACGCCTATAAGGTCAATAGCGGCGAAGTGACGTACGCAGACCTGCTCACCCCCAAACATCCGAACCCCGAGCATCTGCGTTACGAGCTGCGCCGCGTGTGGGTGCTGGAGGCGACGCTGAAGGAGGGTTACCGCCACGTGTACGGCAAGCGGGTGATGTTCCTTGACGAGGACACCTGGCACGGCGTGCTGGCCGACAACTACGACACACGCGGCCAGCTGTGGAAATACGCTTCCACGAACTACTACTACCACCCTGACATGAGCGCCTGGCAGTCGGGCGTGGCGTTCTACCACGACCTGAGCACCGGTCAGTACCTGGCCTACTCGTTGACCAACGAATCGAAAAAAGGGCCGATCCTGAACGCTGGAAACCTGTCCCCGAGCATGTACACGCCTGACGCCCTTCGCGCCGCAGGGCGCTGA
- a CDS encoding acyl-CoA dehydrogenase family protein: MFVDLTDEQRALRLKVRDYFNQLISPELRMQMRGREGGEEFRALIRQMGRDGWLAVGWPKEYGGQGYAATEQLIFFEEANIAGAPLPFVTISTVGPALMEHGTPMQKERFLPGIAAGEIHFSIGYSEPDAGTDLATLKTAARLEDDHFVVNGNKLWTSGAGNADFIWLAARTNPEELRHKGISILIVDAKSEGFSHTRIPTCSVATTATYYDNVKVPEEMLVGQLHKGWNLITSQLNHERLGLGAWGDKVVGLFRRVYLWARTPDESGRRAIDRPWVRQLLAECYARTEAMRLINFRIAAELEQGHMDVALASTTKVYGSESVIEILRKLTEVAGANGLVRPGSSAAFLLGELEYEVREAVTQTFGGGVNELQRELIAQFGLGMPRAVR; encoded by the coding sequence ATGTTCGTTGATCTCACCGATGAGCAGAGAGCCCTGCGCCTGAAGGTGCGGGACTATTTCAATCAGCTGATAAGCCCCGAGCTGCGCATGCAGATGCGCGGCCGGGAAGGCGGCGAGGAATTCCGCGCACTGATCCGCCAGATGGGTCGGGACGGCTGGTTGGCCGTCGGCTGGCCGAAGGAGTACGGCGGGCAGGGCTATGCCGCCACCGAGCAGTTGATCTTCTTCGAGGAAGCCAACATTGCGGGCGCGCCGCTGCCATTCGTGACCATCAGTACCGTCGGGCCGGCACTGATGGAGCACGGGACCCCGATGCAGAAGGAGCGTTTCCTGCCCGGCATCGCGGCTGGCGAGATTCACTTTTCCATCGGCTACTCCGAACCTGATGCGGGTACCGATCTGGCTACGTTGAAGACGGCGGCGCGCCTTGAAGACGATCACTTCGTGGTCAACGGCAACAAGTTGTGGACCTCCGGGGCCGGCAATGCCGACTTCATCTGGCTGGCGGCGCGCACCAATCCCGAGGAGCTGCGCCATAAAGGCATCTCCATCCTGATCGTGGACGCCAAGAGCGAAGGTTTCTCCCACACGCGTATCCCCACTTGCAGCGTGGCTACGACTGCCACCTATTACGACAACGTAAAGGTGCCGGAGGAGATGCTCGTGGGTCAGCTGCACAAGGGCTGGAACCTGATCACCTCGCAGCTCAACCATGAACGGCTCGGCCTCGGCGCCTGGGGCGACAAGGTGGTCGGGCTGTTCCGCCGGGTCTATCTCTGGGCGCGCACGCCGGATGAGAGCGGCCGGCGGGCGATCGATCGGCCCTGGGTGCGTCAGCTGCTCGCCGAATGCTATGCGCGCACCGAGGCGATGCGGCTGATCAACTTCCGCATCGCTGCGGAGTTGGAGCAGGGCCATATGGACGTCGCGCTGGCCTCCACCACCAAAGTCTACGGTTCGGAGTCGGTCATCGAGATCCTCCGCAAGCTGACCGAGGTAGCCGGCGCCAACGGCCTGGTTCGTCCCGGCAGTTCCGCCGCCTTCCTGCTCGGCGAGCTGGAGTACGAGGTGCGCGAAGCGGTGACCCAGACCTTCGGTGGCGGGGTGAACGAGCTGCAACGCGAACTGATCGCCCAGTTCGGCCTGGGCATGCCACGCGCGGTTCGCTGA
- a CDS encoding lipid-transfer protein encodes MTQSNLSAQAAIVGLGATEFSKNSGRTELRMVMEATLAALEEAGIDPKEVDGFSSYTLDKVPEFEIARLLGSEQVRFFSQIPHGGGAACAPIMHAAMAVATGVAKTVVVYRAMNERSWYRFGNGSYGFGNTPIFENVNYGWYMPHGFHTPAAWIGMFAQRYMHTYGATSEDFGRVAVAARDFASTNPNAFFYGKPITLEEHQASRWICEPLHLLDCCQESDGAVAMVITSVERARDLKQKPVIIKGASQGMAPGQQSMTSFYREDITGLPEMDVVARELYAQAGIGPDAIQTAVIYDHFTPFVLPQLEAFGFAPRGEAKEFVRAGHHARGGKLPINTHGGQIGEAYIHGMNGVAEGVRQVRGNAVNQVENVEHVLVTAGTGVPTSGLILGVA; translated from the coding sequence ATGACCCAATCGAATCTTTCCGCCCAGGCGGCCATCGTCGGCCTTGGTGCCACCGAATTTTCCAAGAACTCCGGACGCACCGAGCTGCGCATGGTGATGGAGGCGACCCTTGCGGCGCTCGAAGAGGCCGGCATCGATCCCAAAGAGGTTGATGGTTTCAGCAGCTATACGCTGGACAAGGTCCCTGAATTCGAAATCGCTCGGCTACTCGGCAGTGAGCAGGTGCGTTTCTTCTCGCAGATCCCGCACGGTGGCGGCGCCGCTTGCGCGCCGATCATGCACGCCGCCATGGCCGTGGCGACGGGCGTTGCGAAAACCGTGGTGGTCTATCGCGCGATGAACGAGCGTTCCTGGTACCGCTTCGGCAACGGCAGCTACGGCTTCGGCAATACGCCGATCTTCGAGAACGTCAACTACGGCTGGTACATGCCGCACGGCTTCCACACCCCGGCAGCCTGGATCGGCATGTTCGCCCAGCGTTATATGCATACCTATGGCGCGACCTCCGAGGATTTCGGGCGTGTAGCGGTAGCGGCGCGCGACTTCGCCTCGACGAATCCGAACGCCTTCTTCTATGGCAAGCCGATCACACTGGAAGAGCACCAGGCCTCGCGCTGGATCTGCGAGCCGCTGCACCTGCTCGACTGCTGTCAGGAGTCCGACGGTGCGGTGGCGATGGTCATCACCTCAGTCGAGCGCGCCCGCGACCTCAAGCAGAAGCCAGTCATCATCAAAGGCGCCTCGCAGGGCATGGCGCCGGGGCAGCAGTCGATGACCTCGTTCTACCGCGAAGACATCACCGGCCTGCCGGAGATGGACGTGGTGGCGCGTGAGCTTTACGCCCAGGCCGGCATCGGCCCGGATGCGATCCAGACCGCCGTGATCTACGACCACTTCACGCCCTTCGTGCTGCCGCAGCTGGAGGCCTTCGGCTTTGCGCCGCGTGGCGAGGCGAAGGAGTTCGTACGCGCCGGCCATCACGCCCGTGGCGGCAAGCTACCGATCAATACCCATGGCGGGCAGATCGGCGAAGCCTACATTCACGGCATGAACGGCGTCGCCGAAGGTGTCCGTCAGGTGCGTGGCAACGCCGTCAACCAAGTGGAAAACGTCGAACACGTGCTGGTGACCGCCGGTACCGGTGTGCCAACCAGCGGCCTGATTCTCGGCGTGGCCTGA
- a CDS encoding acyl-CoA dehydrogenase family protein: protein MSLVYNEEQRQLQDSARDFLAARAPVAQQRRLRDEGVALGFDEAAWRGMLELGWSAVAFPEEQGGLAFGFAGFAPLFEELGRHLSPSPLLSSIVLCGSLIEELGSEAQRQALIPALISGEQRLALALEESHRHAPERVALRAVADADDYLLAGTKSWVLDAREADAFLTVARLEDGQTALFLVPAVSEGLHVTPQTLVDARNHGALAFDSVRVPCSARLGESDAAAVLERAQDRGRACLAAELLGMSERIFEMTLEYLRTRVQFDAPIGSFQALQHRAARLYVDLQLARSVVMAAFEALDDTKLDASERARLVSLGKWKINEAAQRISNEAVQMHGGIGVTDEYDLGLYLKRIRVAQACLGDSDFHCERYGAILS, encoded by the coding sequence GTGAGCCTGGTATACAACGAAGAACAACGACAGCTGCAGGACAGCGCCCGCGACTTCCTCGCCGCCCGCGCACCGGTCGCCCAGCAGCGCCGCTTGCGCGATGAAGGCGTGGCGCTCGGATTCGACGAGGCCGCTTGGCGCGGGATGCTTGAACTTGGCTGGAGCGCGGTGGCGTTTCCCGAGGAGCAGGGCGGCCTGGCCTTCGGTTTTGCCGGCTTCGCCCCGCTGTTCGAGGAGCTCGGCCGCCATCTGAGCCCCTCGCCGCTGCTGTCGAGCATCGTGCTCTGCGGCAGTTTGATTGAGGAGTTGGGTAGCGAGGCGCAGCGCCAGGCGCTGATACCGGCCTTGATCAGCGGTGAGCAGCGCCTGGCCCTGGCCCTGGAAGAAAGCCATCGGCACGCCCCCGAGCGGGTCGCGCTGCGAGCTGTTGCCGATGCGGACGACTACCTGCTCGCCGGCACCAAATCATGGGTACTGGATGCACGCGAGGCTGATGCTTTTCTGACCGTTGCCCGTCTCGAAGACGGCCAGACGGCGCTGTTCCTGGTGCCTGCTGTTAGCGAGGGGCTGCACGTCACGCCCCAGACGCTGGTGGATGCACGCAACCACGGGGCGCTGGCCTTCGATAGCGTGCGCGTGCCGTGCTCGGCACGCCTCGGCGAGAGTGATGCCGCGGCGGTCCTGGAACGGGCGCAGGATCGCGGTCGTGCCTGCCTGGCGGCGGAGCTGCTCGGTATGTCCGAGCGGATCTTCGAGATGACGCTGGAATACCTGCGCACGCGGGTGCAGTTCGATGCGCCCATCGGTTCGTTCCAGGCATTGCAGCATCGGGCGGCGCGGTTGTATGTCGACCTGCAGCTGGCGCGCAGCGTGGTCATGGCGGCCTTCGAGGCGTTGGATGACACCAAGCTGGATGCCAGCGAGCGGGCCCGCTTGGTCAGCCTGGGCAAGTGGAAGATCAACGAGGCCGCGCAGCGGATTTCCAACGAGGCGGTGCAGATGCACGGCGGTATTGGCGTAACCGACGAATACGACCTTGGCCTGTACCTCAAGCGCATTCGTGTGGCCCAGGCCTGCCTTGGCGATTCGGACTTCCATTGCGAACGTTATGGCGCGATTCTGAGCTGA
- a CDS encoding acyl-CoA dehydrogenase family protein — protein sequence MDFSFSDEQRAIAEMADGLFRDYCTDERHRAWELTGEPFMGELWRTCVETGLHALAIPEDVGGSGLGMTELLCVLQAQGASLALVPLWQHQLAAATLARWGGDAHAEQVARAAEGGVMLSLSLAGLAAGRGIGLQLEPVEGGFSLSGEVGAVPLAAQADRLLLVAEGTDGPRLVLLDPRAEGVERVGGIANHGLAVADLHCHNVLLTAEQLLPEAALAWLETRAIAATAALQLGVSDEQIRRTVDYVSERRQFDRAIGSFQAVQMTMADARIAAEALRSSLYQLCYRLDQGLGCESEALATRYLACEAGHLIGHKTQHVHGGIGVDLTYPIHRYLYWSRDLGLSLGGPAVTLDRLGLWLANNDTLGWKYDLEENQGIR from the coding sequence ATGGATTTCTCATTCAGCGACGAGCAGCGCGCCATCGCCGAGATGGCGGACGGGCTGTTCCGCGATTACTGCACCGATGAGCGCCATCGCGCCTGGGAACTGACCGGCGAGCCCTTCATGGGCGAACTCTGGCGGACCTGCGTCGAGACCGGCCTGCATGCCCTGGCGATCCCCGAAGACGTCGGCGGCAGTGGGCTGGGCATGACCGAATTGCTCTGCGTGCTGCAGGCCCAGGGCGCGAGCCTCGCCTTGGTGCCGCTGTGGCAGCACCAGCTGGCAGCCGCAACCCTGGCACGCTGGGGTGGCGATGCTCATGCCGAGCAAGTGGCCCGGGCGGCCGAGGGCGGCGTGATGCTTTCGCTGTCGCTCGCCGGCCTTGCCGCGGGGCGGGGTATCGGCTTGCAACTGGAGCCCGTCGAGGGCGGATTCTCACTATCCGGCGAGGTAGGCGCGGTGCCGCTGGCGGCGCAGGCCGACCGGCTGCTGCTGGTAGCCGAGGGCACGGACGGACCGCGTCTGGTGCTGTTGGACCCACGCGCCGAAGGCGTCGAACGCGTCGGGGGCATCGCCAACCACGGTCTGGCGGTAGCAGACCTGCACTGCCACAACGTGCTGCTGACCGCCGAACAGCTGTTGCCAGAGGCCGCGCTGGCGTGGCTGGAAACACGCGCCATCGCCGCCACCGCCGCGCTGCAGCTGGGGGTGAGCGACGAGCAGATACGCCGCACCGTGGACTATGTCAGCGAGCGGCGCCAGTTCGACCGCGCCATCGGCTCGTTTCAGGCGGTGCAGATGACCATGGCCGACGCTCGGATCGCCGCAGAGGCCCTGCGATCGTCGCTGTACCAGCTCTGTTATCGGCTGGACCAAGGACTGGGCTGCGAATCCGAAGCCCTGGCGACCCGCTACCTGGCCTGCGAGGCAGGGCACCTGATCGGCCACAAGACGCAACACGTGCACGGCGGTATCGGCGTCGACCTGACGTACCCGATCCATCGTTACCTGTACTGGAGCCGTGACCTGGGCCTGAGCTTGGGCGGACCTGCCGTCACACTCGATCGACTCGGACTGTGGCTTGCCAACAACGACACGCTGGGATGGAAATATGACCTCGAAGAAAACCAAGGCATTCGCTGA
- a CDS encoding acyl-CoA dehydrogenase family protein yields the protein MSTIEQFRDETRAWLEANCPPSMRTPMPEDELIWGGRDIHFKTDDQRLWFERMRDKGWFAPDWPTEFGGGGLDPERQAVLTGEMRRLGCRPPQINLGIWMLGPVLLEFGSEAQKRELLPPMVHGEIRWCQGFSEPNAGSDLASLKTSAREDGDDFVINGTKIWTSYGNKSDWMYALVRTGPQQPKHAGISLIVLDMKSPGVTVTPIDLISGKSSFCQVFFDEVRVPKKNLIGPLNGGWTLAKALLQHERKAMSKFSESALPTHFDLLPHLRQYLPEPATPGEHALRQRALACLMDEHAFRLTTRRMMEGMRAREDVSGIMAISKLVHSEQERDKFELMLDLMGHRGLGFSTEGHGEREVAMTHAWLGSFAQTIAGGSSEVQLNVIAKRVLGLPDSK from the coding sequence ATGAGCACTATCGAGCAGTTCCGCGACGAGACAAGGGCCTGGCTGGAAGCCAACTGCCCCCCATCCATGCGCACCCCGATGCCGGAAGACGAGCTGATCTGGGGTGGTCGCGACATCCATTTCAAGACCGATGACCAGCGCCTGTGGTTCGAGCGCATGCGCGACAAGGGCTGGTTCGCTCCCGATTGGCCGACCGAGTTCGGCGGCGGCGGGCTCGACCCCGAGCGCCAGGCGGTGCTGACCGGCGAGATGCGTCGTCTCGGTTGCCGTCCGCCCCAGATCAACCTCGGCATCTGGATGCTTGGCCCGGTGCTGCTGGAGTTCGGCAGCGAAGCGCAGAAGCGCGAACTGCTGCCGCCTATGGTGCACGGCGAGATTCGCTGGTGCCAAGGCTTCTCCGAGCCCAACGCCGGTTCCGACCTGGCCAGCCTCAAGACCAGCGCCCGCGAGGACGGCGATGACTTCGTCATCAACGGCACCAAGATCTGGACCTCCTACGGCAACAAGTCCGACTGGATGTACGCGCTGGTGCGCACCGGCCCGCAGCAGCCCAAGCACGCCGGCATCAGCCTGATCGTGCTGGATATGAAATCGCCGGGCGTGACCGTCACGCCGATCGACCTGATCAGCGGCAAGTCGTCGTTCTGCCAGGTGTTCTTCGACGAGGTACGAGTCCCGAAGAAGAACCTGATCGGCCCGCTCAACGGCGGTTGGACGCTGGCAAAAGCGCTGTTGCAGCACGAGCGCAAGGCGATGTCCAAGTTCAGCGAGTCGGCTCTGCCGACCCATTTCGACCTGCTGCCGCACCTGCGCCAGTACCTGCCTGAGCCCGCTACGCCTGGCGAACATGCCCTGCGTCAGCGTGCTCTGGCCTGCTTGATGGACGAGCACGCCTTCCGCCTGACCACGCGGAGAATGATGGAAGGCATGCGCGCTCGCGAAGACGTGTCCGGAATCATGGCCATTTCCAAGCTGGTGCATTCCGAGCAGGAGCGCGACAAGTTCGAACTGATGCTGGACCTGATGGGACACCGCGGGCTGGGGTTTTCCACCGAAGGCCACGGCGAGCGCGAGGTAGCGATGACCCATGCATGGCTCGGCAGCTTCGCCCAGACCATTGCCGGAGGTTCTTCGGAAGTACAACTGAACGTCATCGCCAAGCGCGTGCTCGGCCTGCCGGATAGCAAGTAG